The genomic DNA TTCCGACAGCAATGCGGTTTACATCGATGTTCGAACTGAAGGCGAATTTCTCAACGGTCACGTACCGAAGGCGTTGAATATTCCGGTGGCCGTTCCTGATCCTGCGACGCGCCAGATGACGCCGAATCCGGATTTCGCGAAGGTGGTGTCGGCTCACTTTTCGAAGGACAAAAAGATCATCGTCGGCTGCCAGGTGGGCGGGCGCTCGCAAGCGGCGGCGCAGATCCTGGGGCAGGAAGGGTTCCAGGATATATCGAATATGCAGGGCGGTTTCGGCGGAGCGAAGGATCCGATGGGCCGGGTCGTCACGGCGGGTTGGGCGCAGCTGGGTTATCCGGTGGAGATGGATGTTCCGAAAGGCGCGTCTTACGGGGAACTCAAGACCGGCAAATGAGCCAGCGGGTCATCTACACTCCGCCGGGCGGTCCGCCGCAGGGGCCGGGACCGAATCCCGAGATCTATCGCATCATGGGGGAAGAGAACATCTTCCACATGATGCTCGACCTTTATAAGGAACTCGAACAGTCCGAAGTCCGGCATCTGTTTCCGGCCGACATGGAAGAGGCGTCGAAGAAATCCGGCGCTTTCTTTGTGACGATTCTGGGCGGTCCACCGCTCTACTTCCAGCACTTCGGGCCGCCGCGGATGCGCGCGCGGCATCTTCCTTTCGAAATCGACGAGGGGGCGCGGCAGGTGTGGCTGCGCTGTTTCGACAAGGTGCTCGAAGATGCCGATACGAAGTACAAATTTCCCAGACAGCATTTACAAGGCTTTAAAGATTTTCTACAAAGCTTTTCCTCGTGGATGGTGAACAAGGCCTGACGCATGGCCGATTGGGACGAACGTTACCGGAAAGGCGAGAACATCGATGCCGCGCCGGATCCCCTGGTGACGCGGTTCGGCACGATATTGCCTGCGGGCCGGGCGTTGGATCTGGCGTGCGGTCCCGGCAGGCATGCACTGTGGCTGGCCGAACACGGGTGGGACGTTACCGCGGTGGATTCTTCGCGGGCCGGAATCGAGATCCTTCGAAAGCGGGCAGAGGACAGAGGCGTGCGGGTCGACTCCGTTATTGCTGATCTCGAGCGGCATGAGTTTGCGATTCAACCCGCGTCCTTCGACTTGATCGTCGTCGTGCATTACCTTCAACGTGACTTGTTCCCGGCGATCCGGAAAGGCGTCCGGTTGGGCGGAGCCGTTATCGCGGCGATTGCGATGATCGATGAGACTCCGCTCGTCCGGCCGATGAACCCGGCATACCTGGTCGAGCCGGGTGACCTTCGCGCTTACTTCGAGGGATGGAGACTCCTGCACGACTTCGAAGGTAAACCGCCGGGCGATCCGACCCGGCGCGCGTCGGCTGAAATTGTGGCTGTGCGATAGGGTTTGTATATGGCAGACAATTCGAAAATCGAGTGGACCGACTCGACGTGGAACCCGATCCGCGGCTGCACCAAGATCAGTCCCGGCTGTACGCACTGTTACGCCGAAACTTTCGCGGAACGATTCCGCGGCGTCAAAGGCCATCCCTATGAACAGGGTTTCGATCTCCGCTTCGTCCCGGAAAAGCTCGAGGAGCCGTTGCGCTGGACCAGGCCGCGCATGATCTTCGTGAACTCGATGAGCGATCTCTTTCATGAGGATGTGCCGGAGGAGTATATCGAGCGCGTGGCGCACGTGATGCAGACGGCGAACTGGCATACCTATCAGGTGCTTACCAAGCGCGCCGGCCGCCTGCAGGCGCTGCTCAGCACGACGCTGCGGGCGCAGGCGGCATTGCGCCATATCTGGTGGGGCGTCAGCGTAGAGAACCGCAGGCATGGGCTGCCCCGCATCGAGCAACTGCGTGAAGCGCCGGCTGCAATGCGATTTCTTTCGGTCGAGCCGCTGCCGGAAGACCTCGGCGTGATCGATTTCAGCGGAATTCACTGGGTCATCGTGGGCGGCGAGAGCGGTCACGGCGCGCGGCCAATGGAACGCGCGTGGGTCGAGTCGTTGAGGGATCAGTGCGCGGCGTCGGGTGTTCCGTTCTTCTTCAAGCAATGGGGTGGAGCTCAGAAGAAAAAGAACGGCCGCTTGCTGGACGGGCGGACCTACGACGAGCGGCCGAAATGGCCTGCCACCCGCTGAAAACTTGCGGGCGGCCTCCGTCTGGCGTATTGTCGGCGTGTACCTATCTTCGTGGAGGCATGATGAAAGCGAATCGCATCGGGTTGACTTTGGGTTTTTTGCTTCTGGGTGGACTGACTCTCGCCGCCCAGGCTCCGGAACAGCCGCAGGGACGCGGTGGGCGCGGTGGTGGCGGTGGTGGACGCGGAGCGCGCGGAGCCCCTCCGTCGGCGCAGCCGGCCCCGCTGTTCTTTAAAGAAGCATGGAAGGATATTCCCGGCAACGTCGCAATGACGCAGGATGCCGTGTCGAATCCGGATCTGGAGCTGAAGGTTTACGGCAAGGATGTGAATATCACGGCCGAAGGAAATCTTCCGCACGTCTGGACAGGACTCTGCAACCCCTCGTGCGGAGTCGCGTTGCGTAACAAGACGTCTTTCGTGGATCTGACTGGAAAAGCGAAAATCCGGTGGATTGCGAAGACCTCGGGCTTTCATCAGATTCGTCCCGTCCTGAAGCTCGCGGACGGAACCTACCTGGCCGGCGATTACGCCGACGCATACACATTCGATTTTCACCAGATCGAGTTTTATCCCAGCGACGTGAAGTGGATGAAGATCGACATGATGACCCTGCAGCCGAAAGGGAACCTGCTGGATAAAGTGGACCTGAGCAAGGTGGATGAGGTCGGATTCATCGATCTCACGCCCGGCAGCGGCCACGGCTCCGGCGGATATTCCGACGTCGGCTGGATCGAGGTTTACGGGAAGCCGGTTCCGCGCTCTTAAGAAAAGAGACTATTGCACCATTGCAACATTGGAAGTTTTTGCAGTTCTAAATTTGAAATGCAGCAACTTCTAATGATGCAATGGTGCAAATACGATCTGCGTCCTAATTTCCCTCTCGTAGGGCAAATGTAAAGAGAGCATGGCCGGCCGCGACCGTAACGTACTGCTTGCCGTCGACCTGGAACGTCATCGGACCGGAGTCGACCTGCCCGCCGAGACTTGTTTTCCATAGCAGCTCGCCGCTTCGCGCATTGAGAGCGTGGAAGTAGCCTTCGCGGCCGCCGGCAAATAGAAGATCGGTGGCGGTCGTGAGAATGCCACTGTCGGTGACATCGGTCATATTGAATTTCCACTTTTTCTCACCGCTATTCGGATCGATGGCGACGATGGCGCCGTGACCGGCCGCTTCGGTCCACAAGTTGATCGGACCGCTCTTGAGCGAAGGGACGTTCTGGCCGCCGGGAATCGGACTTGCCGGGCGGCCGCCGACGAAGCGGCGTCCTTCTTCGTATTTCTGGGCTTCCTTTATAAAGACGCTGGCATAGTCTTCCCACGCAGCGAGGTAGAAGAGTCCGGTTCGCGGACTGTATGACGGCGAATACCAGTTCGTCGCCCCCTGGACGCCTGGGAATGTCGGAGCGCCGTCGGGTTGCGGCGTCTGGACCGGCCGTCCGGTTTTGGGATCGAGGCCGCTGGCCCAGTTCACCTTCACGAACGGATATCCGGCGAGGTACTGCCCGTTGGTCCGATCGAGAACATAGAAGAAGCCGTTGCGATTGCCCCACATCATGAGCTTGCGGGGGGTGCCGCGCCAGTTTGCATCCACGAGGACAGGGACTTGAGTGGAATCGTAGTCGTAGGGATCGTGCGGTGAGAATTGATAAAACCACTTCAAGGCGCCGGTGTCGGGATCGAGCGCGACGACGGAGTCGGAGTAGAGATTGTCGCCTTCGCGCTGAGCGGGATTCCAGTCCGGCCCGGGATTGCCGGTTCCCCAGTAGGTGAGATTCAGAGCCGGATCGTAGGATCCGGTGACCCAGATGGGAGCGCCTCCGTGTTGCCAGTCGTCGCCTTTCCAGGTTTCGTGTCCCGGTTCGCCGGGGCCTGGAATCGTGTTGAAGCGCCAGGCTTCGCGTCCGGTGCGAACGTCGTAGGCGGCGATGAAGCCGCGGACTCCGAATTCTCCGCCCGCGATGCCGGCGATAACCTTGTCCTTGACCACGAGCGGCGCGACGGTCATGACGTAGCCGGCAGCCGGATTCGCGACTTTGACGTTCCAGATGGGGTGTCCGGTTTTCGCGTCGAGTGCGATGAGGTGCGCGTCGAGAGTCGCGAGGAAGAGCGTGTCGCCGGAAATCGCGAGGCCGCGGTTCACGGACCCGCAACACGGCCGGGCATCGGGTGAGGGATAGTAACGATAGATCCAGAAGATGCGGCCGGTTTTTGCATCGAGTGCAACAGCGTCACTCGGCGCCTGCGTGATGTACATGATGCCGTCGACGACGAGGGGCGAGGTTTCGAACTTCTCGAGCGAGTCGGCCTGATAGATCCATTTCTGTTCGAGCGTCTTCACGTTGGCCGGAGTGATCTGCCGGAGCGTGCTGTAGCGCTGGCTGGCGTATGTTCCCGAATACGTGAGCCAGTTCTGCGGCTCTTCCGCGGCGCGCAGCAGGCGCTCGTTCGACACCTGAGCTTTCACGACGGATCCGAGCAGTGTCAGCAGGCACAGGACGGTGAGCGCTGTTCTTTTCATCGCATTCCTTTCAAGGTGCGGAGGTAGGCCACGAGATCGTCCACCTCGGCCGCGGAAAGTTTGTCCTCAAATGAAGGCATCGGAGAAGTTTTGACGACCGTGTAGTCACGCAGATCGGACTTTGTGAGAGAGATGAGCCGTTCCTGCGAGTCGATCAACTGAACGGTGTAGGTGTCCTCGTTCAACCGGCGGCCTGTAATGGTTTTTCCGTCGCGCGTGACGGCGCGAACGGAGCGGTTGAGGGGCAGCATGGACGCGGTGGGATCCATCAGCGATCCCTGCAGCGCTTCGGGCGAGCGGATCGCGCCGATGTCGCTCAGGTCGGGTCCCGTTCGCGAGCCTTTCCCGTTCACGCGATGGCAGGTCGTGCAATTGCCTTTTTCTTGGAAGATGTTTTCGCCGCGGGCCGCATCGCCGCGCGCCAGAGGCCGGGTGTCGAATTCGTGCATGGTTCGCAGGTAAGCTACCAGCGCGGCAAGGTCGCCAGTTCCGAATTTGCCCGGTGGCATCGCGGTTCCGGGGATTCCGGTCTGGAGAAGGCGGTTCAAGTCGGCATCCGAAGAAGCGTGCCGGAACTGGCCGCTTCTCAGGTTCACGCCGGGAACCGAGTCGCCGTTGGCGCCATGACACGTAATGCAATTCGAGTTATAGAGCCTGTAGCCCGCTTCGACATCGGCCTGCGAATATTGGCCGACATGTTCCTGGGCCGCCAGCAGTCCGGCAAGTAGCAAAACAATCAACATTGATGCTCCTTAGGTCTCGCGCGCAGTATAAAACATAGGAGGTGAGTTGTGATCTATCGGAATCTGGGCAGTACCGGCGAGAAGGTTTCCGCGCTTGGGATCGGCGGCTGGCACCTGGGCTTGAAGACTGTCGACGAATCTCTGGCCATCCGCATCGTACGCACTGCAATCGACAAAGGAATCAATTTCCTCGACAACTGCTGGGACTACAACGATGGCGCGAGCGAAGTCCGCATGGGGAAGGCGTTACGCGATGGGTATCGCGGAAAGGCTTTTCTGATG from Terriglobia bacterium includes the following:
- a CDS encoding methyltransferase domain-containing protein, which gives rise to MADWDERYRKGENIDAAPDPLVTRFGTILPAGRALDLACGPGRHALWLAEHGWDVTAVDSSRAGIEILRKRAEDRGVRVDSVIADLERHEFAIQPASFDLIVVVHYLQRDLFPAIRKGVRLGGAVIAAIAMIDETPLVRPMNPAYLVEPGDLRAYFEGWRLLHDFEGKPPGDPTRRASAEIVAVR
- a CDS encoding PQQ-dependent dehydrogenase, methanol/ethanol family, coding for MKRTALTVLCLLTLLGSVVKAQVSNERLLRAAEEPQNWLTYSGTYASQRYSTLRQITPANVKTLEQKWIYQADSLEKFETSPLVVDGIMYITQAPSDAVALDAKTGRIFWIYRYYPSPDARPCCGSVNRGLAISGDTLFLATLDAHLIALDAKTGHPIWNVKVANPAAGYVMTVAPLVVKDKVIAGIAGGEFGVRGFIAAYDVRTGREAWRFNTIPGPGEPGHETWKGDDWQHGGAPIWVTGSYDPALNLTYWGTGNPGPDWNPAQREGDNLYSDSVVALDPDTGALKWFYQFSPHDPYDYDSTQVPVLVDANWRGTPRKLMMWGNRNGFFYVLDRTNGQYLAGYPFVKVNWASGLDPKTGRPVQTPQPDGAPTFPGVQGATNWYSPSYSPRTGLFYLAAWEDYASVFIKEAQKYEEGRRFVGGRPASPIPGGQNVPSLKSGPINLWTEAAGHGAIVAIDPNSGEKKWKFNMTDVTDSGILTTATDLLFAGGREGYFHALNARSGELLWKTSLGGQVDSGPMTFQVDGKQYVTVAAGHALFTFALREGN
- a CDS encoding c-type cytochrome; this translates as MLIVLLLAGLLAAQEHVGQYSQADVEAGYRLYNSNCITCHGANGDSVPGVNLRSGQFRHASSDADLNRLLQTGIPGTAMPPGKFGTGDLAALVAYLRTMHEFDTRPLARGDAARGENIFQEKGNCTTCHRVNGKGSRTGPDLSDIGAIRSPEALQGSLMDPTASMLPLNRSVRAVTRDGKTITGRRLNEDTYTVQLIDSQERLISLTKSDLRDYTVVKTSPMPSFEDKLSAAEVDDLVAYLRTLKGMR
- a CDS encoding rhodanese-like domain-containing protein encodes the protein MGVQNINPEQAKQILDSDSNAVYIDVRTEGEFLNGHVPKALNIPVAVPDPATRQMTPNPDFAKVVSAHFSKDKKIIVGCQVGGRSQAAAQILGQEGFQDISNMQGGFGGAKDPMGRVVTAGWAQLGYPVEMDVPKGASYGELKTGK
- a CDS encoding phage Gp37/Gp68 family protein; translated protein: MADNSKIEWTDSTWNPIRGCTKISPGCTHCYAETFAERFRGVKGHPYEQGFDLRFVPEKLEEPLRWTRPRMIFVNSMSDLFHEDVPEEYIERVAHVMQTANWHTYQVLTKRAGRLQALLSTTLRAQAALRHIWWGVSVENRRHGLPRIEQLREAPAAMRFLSVEPLPEDLGVIDFSGIHWVIVGGESGHGARPMERAWVESLRDQCAASGVPFFFKQWGGAQKKKNGRLLDGRTYDERPKWPATR